The Raoultibacter phocaeensis genome includes a window with the following:
- a CDS encoding MarR family winged helix-turn-helix transcriptional regulator encodes MKDSDHVSEYSPDYLMLRMLVGFGNKLGTIDRMTFRELTGRQCTLIASIGSFEEPPTLGQLAECEGSSHQNIKQMALKLQEKGYVKLLSDSSDARKIRVTATKKGHEFCKKHHEAEVKFLERLFQNVNEKEVANVSKVMSKLNENLDSMVCDGLKLE; translated from the coding sequence ATGAAAGATAGCGACCACGTATCCGAATACAGCCCCGACTACCTTATGCTAAGGATGTTGGTTGGCTTCGGCAACAAGCTCGGAACCATCGACCGTATGACGTTTCGCGAACTGACGGGCCGCCAGTGCACGCTCATCGCGTCGATCGGATCGTTCGAAGAGCCTCCGACGCTCGGTCAGCTTGCCGAGTGCGAAGGCAGCTCCCATCAAAACATCAAGCAGATGGCTTTGAAGCTGCAGGAGAAAGGCTACGTAAAGCTGCTCTCCGATTCGAGCGATGCGCGTAAGATCCGTGTGACGGCAACGAAGAAAGGCCACGAGTTCTGCAAAAAGCATCACGAGGCCGAGGTGAAGTTCTTGGAGCGCCTGTTCCAGAATGTCAACGAAAAAGAGGTTGCAAACGTGTCGAAGGTCATGAGCAAACTCAACGAGAACCTCGATTCCATGGTGTGCGACGGCCTCAAGCTGGAGTAG
- the recN gene encoding DNA repair protein RecN has translation MIDEIHVQNVALIRDAHLVPARGLTVLTGETGAGKTALLSALKLLCGERADAGFVREGSRSLLVEGRMFAEGDLDGTVVSRKVGSDGRSRVSIDGSMASVGELAERVGATVDLCGQHEHQRLLKPQTHVGMLDAWAADSIGPVLAAYQEAFSRARDAADELARIEEAGQASSAKLEEARFVLQRIDEVNPIAGEYEELASALARSEHAESLARAADTAHKALAGEAGAIDAVNAAAAALDSMSGVDEQFGAQASSLREATYVLEDVAREALAYRDSIEYDPDILSENQDRMGALQGLMRTYGPRLEDVLERRAEAAELVSLVDRSAEHISAARKALNEAESVLADAAKALDAARKKAAPRFAKAVSKQMARLEMGGAAIECAIEALERSQWTKTGPSRFEFLFKPAEGLTARPLARIASGGEVSRVMLAIKVVLGETDEVETLVFDEVDAGVGGATAVALASVLADLAQTHQVIVVTHLPQVAVMGRIHYLVAKREDGGDTDGSAAEASVGGEGAAVPETVLVELEGPKRVAEVARMLSGDASEASLAHAREMLERASVR, from the coding sequence ATGTCGCGTTGATACGGGATGCCCATCTCGTGCCCGCGCGCGGGCTGACCGTGCTTACCGGCGAGACGGGTGCAGGCAAGACGGCGCTCCTTTCCGCGTTGAAGCTCTTGTGCGGTGAACGTGCCGATGCGGGCTTTGTACGGGAGGGATCGCGCTCGCTTCTCGTCGAAGGTCGGATGTTTGCGGAAGGCGACTTGGACGGTACGGTGGTGTCGCGCAAGGTGGGCTCCGACGGCCGCTCGCGGGTTTCGATCGATGGCTCGATGGCCAGCGTGGGCGAGCTTGCCGAGCGCGTAGGGGCTACGGTCGATCTGTGCGGCCAACACGAGCATCAGCGCCTGCTCAAGCCGCAGACGCACGTGGGCATGCTCGATGCATGGGCTGCCGATTCTATCGGGCCGGTGCTCGCGGCCTACCAGGAGGCGTTTTCCCGGGCGCGGGATGCCGCAGATGAGCTCGCCCGTATCGAGGAAGCGGGACAGGCTTCGTCGGCGAAGCTCGAAGAAGCGCGTTTCGTGCTTCAGCGGATCGACGAGGTGAATCCGATTGCGGGGGAATACGAGGAGCTCGCAAGCGCCCTCGCACGCTCGGAGCATGCCGAATCGCTTGCGCGAGCGGCCGATACGGCGCACAAGGCGCTTGCGGGTGAAGCAGGGGCCATCGACGCGGTGAACGCCGCCGCCGCGGCGCTCGATTCGATGAGCGGCGTTGACGAGCAGTTCGGGGCGCAGGCATCGAGTTTGCGGGAAGCCACCTACGTACTCGAAGATGTCGCCCGCGAGGCGCTCGCGTATCGCGATTCGATCGAATACGATCCCGATATCCTTTCAGAAAACCAGGATCGCATGGGTGCCCTCCAAGGGCTCATGCGCACGTACGGCCCGCGCCTCGAAGACGTACTCGAGCGCCGTGCAGAAGCCGCCGAGCTGGTATCGCTTGTCGACCGCTCGGCAGAGCACATAAGCGCCGCCCGAAAAGCGCTCAACGAAGCGGAATCGGTGCTTGCCGACGCCGCAAAAGCGCTCGACGCCGCCCGCAAGAAGGCCGCGCCCCGTTTCGCCAAGGCGGTATCCAAGCAGATGGCTCGCCTTGAGATGGGCGGAGCCGCTATAGAATGCGCAATCGAAGCACTCGAGCGCAGCCAATGGACCAAAACCGGACCGTCGCGGTTCGAGTTTCTTTTCAAGCCGGCAGAGGGACTGACGGCGCGCCCGCTTGCCCGTATCGCGTCGGGCGGCGAGGTGAGCCGCGTCATGCTCGCCATCAAAGTGGTGCTCGGCGAAACCGACGAGGTCGAGACGCTCGTGTTCGACGAGGTCGATGCGGGGGTGGGCGGAGCCACCGCCGTGGCGCTCGCGTCGGTGCTCGCCGATCTGGCTCAAACGCATCAGGTCATCGTAGTCACGCACCTGCCCCAGGTGGCGGTCATGGGGCGGATCCACTACCTCGTTGCGAAGCGCGAGGACGGAGGCGACACGGACGGTAGCGCTGCGGAAGCCTCGGTTGGCGGCGAGGGTGCCGCCGTTCCCGAAACGGTGCTTGTTGAACTCGAAGGACCGAAGCGTGTCGCCGAGGTAGCCCGCATGCTTTCGGGGGATGCGTCCGAGGCGTCGCTCGCACATGCGCGCGAAATGCTCGAGCGGGCATCCGTACGCTAA